DNA from Amycolatopsis sp. DSM 110486:
ACCGATCGGGCATCCCGTGCGTCCAACGGCCCGGACGGGGGACCCTCGGATGCGCTAGCGTTCGGCGACGCGGCCGTCACGTGATTCGTCCGGGTGCCACCTTCCCCCGGAGTTGCCGGCGAACGACAGGAGAGCTTCCGATGACCTTCCCCAGCGGCGGGCCTGGCTACCCCCAGCAGGGCGGTGGCCAGCAGCAGCCCCCTCAGGGACCGCCCCCGTCGGGCGGGTTCCCGCAACAGCAGCCGCAGCAGGGACCGCCGTCCTCGGCCGGGCCGGTGCTGCCGCAGAACCTCCCACTCGTCCTCGCGCTCGTGGTGACCGTGCTGGGCGTCGTCCAGTACTTCATCGGCTTCTCCGACGAGGCGGGTGACGTCGGCCAGGACACGATCTTCCTGCTCACCGGTGGCCTGCTCGCGGCGCTGCACGCGCTGCCGAAGGCGCCGCGCGTGCTTCCGTTCGCCGCGCTGTTCAGCGTGGTCGGCGCGCTCGGG
Protein-coding regions in this window:
- a CDS encoding DUF5336 domain-containing protein — translated: MTFPSGGPGYPQQGGGQQQPPQGPPPSGGFPQQQPQQGPPSSAGPVLPQNLPLVLALVVTVLGVVQYFIGFSDEAGDVGQDTIFLLTGGLLAALHALPKAPRVLPFAALFSVVGALGTLDTVVAEQSTPGIVTVVLILGIVQMLVAVAALLMEYGVLKPPAPKPAVPHYQQYGQAGPYQPQQQPGQFPQQPGATPPGQQATTYAPQQGQFFQQPQGEQGKPPGTPPGGFGQQG